The Sneathiella limimaris region TTAAAGCTAATGTTCCTGAAAAGGCGACAAACAGGTTACGCAAAAAACTCATGATCGGCCTCCTAAAATTTTCTCGTTTGATGTCGCGGTTTTAGGGCCTCCTTCAACAACGATTTTTCGGAACATTCCACTGTCTGCGTGATAGGATAAATGACAGTGAAACGCCCACTCGCCAGGAGCGTCCACTTCAGTCTCTGAATAAACAGTCGTTCCGGGCGCAACGCTAATGGTGTGCTTAACCGGATTCCATTTACCCGACCCGGTATCCAGAATACTCCACATACCGTGCAAATGCATGGGATGGGTCATCATGGTTTCATTGACAAATTTGAAGCGAACCCGCTCCCCATATTTGAGAACTATTGGGTCTGCGTCCTCATATTTCACACCGTTGATGGACCAGATATATCGCTCCATATTTCCAGTCAGGCGCAGTTCAATTTCCCGATCTGCCGGGCGATGCTCATAGAGCGGTCTTTGGGCTTTCAGGTCCTTATAGGAGAGAAACTTCCCGCCATTGGCAGCCCTCGGCATCAAGCCACTTCCAGACGCATAAAAAGGGTCATCTTTAGCACCCATTTTCATATCACCATGGTTCATGCTCCCATGTTGCATATTGCCATGATCCATTTTGGGCATTGCCATCTGATCGTGGTTCATATTGTCATGCTGCATTCCCTTATGGGTCATGCCATTCTTCTGATGCCCCATAGATCCGTGATCCATTTTTTGAGAATCCGCCATCCCCTGATGATCTGCATGATTTTTGGACTGCTGCGTGTTCATATTCATCGCGCCGTGGTTCATGGTTCCATGATCCATGCCTTCATGCGCCATGCCCATATCTGCCATGGTCAACAAGGGCCGCTCCCCAAGTTCAGGGACTTCTGCCTCCATACCATCACGCGGGGCAAGCGTTGCCCTGCCATAGGCTGAGCGCCCCATGCTGGCAGCAAAGATTGTATAGGCCTTATCTTCCTTGGGCTGGACAATAACATCATAGGTTTCAGCGACCCCGATCCGAAATTCATCCACTGGAACCGGTTGAACACCGTTGCCATCCGCACCCACGACCGTCATCTTGAGACCGGGAATTCGGATATCAAAATAAGTCATTGCCGAGCTATTGATAAAGCGAAGGCGAACTCTTTCTCCAGGCTTGAAGAGGCCCGTCCAGTTTTGCGCCTGATCCTTGCCATTAATCAGAGGAACAAACCCTTGTAAATCTTCAACATCGGCTGGCATCATCCGCATGCTTCCCCAAGCCATTCGATCCTGAACTGTTTCCTTGAAACCATTTTTCTCAGCATCGCTGAAGAAATCAAAAAGGGTCTGCTGTTGCCGATTGTAATAGTCGGGCATCATCTTCAGATTCCGCATAATCCGACTTCCGGAATGAGGATGACTGTCGGTTAGTTGCACGACGTAGTCACGATCAAAGTGGAAGGTTTCCCGTTTTTTCGGTTCAATAACGATGGCCCCGTAGGCCCCGTCCGGTTCCTGAAATCCGGAATGGCTGTGAAACCAGTATGTACCGCTTTGAACAATTGGAAATTGATAGGTAAATGTCTCACCGGGTTTGATTCCCGGATAACTTATCTTTGGAACGCCATCCATTTGATACGGCAAAATCAACCCATGCCAATGAATTGAAGTGTCCACATCCAGATTATTGGTCACATTGATGGTGACATTTTCCCCTTCCTTGAATTTTAGAACCGGTCCGGGGGACGCCCCATTATATCCGATACCGGTCTTGGTAAATTCAGAGGTTTTGATCGTCACCTCGTCGACAGTAATGTCATAGGTTCTGGCGCTTGCACTCTGGGTGGTTGCAACAAGACCACTAATCCCCAACAGAGCCGCCAACGCCGGGATACGAAGAAAGTTCTTCATAAAAATATCCTTTCTTTGGAAAGGGCGCAGCTTTTGACGAGCTGCGCCGCAAAGCTTAGTTAAACTGGAAATTTCCGACCATGCCGGACTGATAGTGGCCGGGCAGGTTGCAGGCAAACTCAAGGGCTGCATCACTGGAGAAATTCCAGATAATTTCTGCCTCTTTTCCCGGCTCCAACAAGACACTGTTAGGATCATCATGAGACATCATATGACCGCCTCCCATATCCATTTTCATCTTGTCGTGATTGATCCGATCCGGTTCAATCGCCCCATGCTCCATCATCATTGCCATCTCTTCCTGATGAGCGCTGTGCATGATGGCTGTTCCAATATTGAACTCGTGAACAAAATCGCCTTTGTTTCGAATAACAAACCGCACTGTCTCTCCTTTTTTTAAAGAGAGAGCCTCTGGTTCAAAAAAATTGTCACCCAAGGTAATCTCGATAGTTCTGCTAACATTAGCCGCCTCACCAGGCTCCCCAATCGCCATCGCTTTTTTGCCATGATGATCGTCTCCACCGTGACTACCGGCAGCCAAAGCAAGACTTTGACCAAATCCGGCGAGTGCAAACAAAGCAACGGAAGGTACTGCTGCGAGTAGGTTTTTTCTTATTTTCATCACTTGATCCTCAAATGGGCGCGCAGCCTGCAATTCTGTTTTCCGGCAGGCAGAAAAACGCGCAAAAATTGTTCTAATTTGAATTGAGAAAAGCTGAATCGCCCCAGATAATGGGTATTCAGCAAAGATCAAGCAAGGCTATTGGGGGGGCGCTCATCCGGTGACTGATCAATAGACACCGGCTGTTCGGTAAACTCATTGAACCGAGAGACATGGATACGAACCGGCGTTCCCATAGCGGGCGGCTTGGCAAGAGAAATTGCACAGCTGGCAATTCCGCATTCGGTTACGTGATCCGCAAATTTTCGATCAGAACTGGCATCATCGTCAGTCTGCATTTGAGTCATATGAATATGGGAAGAAGAGGAACTTTCGTGCATCTCGTCCTGCCACATCATGCTCGTGACATTCAACGCAAACGCCAACGCCAATACAACCGTAAGGCACCGAAAAACACTCAACCTGTTTTTATTGTTTGCTCGCAAAACGAAGATGTCCCTTCACTCAAATTCTCAGAAAACATAAGTACAAGCTTATACTTGTTCAAGAGATATCTCGTGAGCTGTCGAAAATTTGAAGAGACAGCCAATCCGAAAATGAACTGGCTGCTCAGCTGAAATTGTTAGCCGCGTTTGAAAACCGCAGCAAGGCCCTGACCACCACCGATACACATGGTCTCCAACCCGTAAGTCGCGTCCCGGCGACCCATTTCCCGAAGAAGGGTTGCCATAATACGGCCACCAGTAGCCCCAACCGGATGACCAAGGGAAATACCGGAGCCGTTCACATTCATCCGCTCAAAATCAGATTTGGTCAGGCCCCAATCCCGGGTACAGGCCAGCACCTGAGCCGCGAAAGCTTCATTGAGCTCAATAAGGTCAATATCTTTTAAGGACAGGTTCGCCCGCTCCAGCGCCTTGGCCGTTGCAGGGACAGGACCAATCCCCATGATTTCGGGTCCAACACCGGCTACCGCCCAACTCACCAAAGAGCCGAAAATCTTCCAGCCCTGCTTTTCTGCAATCGCCCGTGTGGTGACCACTGCTGCAGAGGCGCCATCATTCTGACCACTCGCATTGCCGGCTGTCACGGTTGAGTCTGGATCCGCTTTTTGTAAGATTGGCCGCAGTTTGGAAAGGCTTTCCAGATTAGCTTCCGGACGAGGATGCTCATCTTTTGTGTAAGTGGTATCGCCCTTGCGACCCTTTACAGTAACCGGAATTATTTCCTCATCGAAGGTTCCGTTTTCCTGCGCAGCTACTGCGCGGCGATGGGATTCAACAGCGAACTCATCCTGTTCATCACGAGGAACCGAATGACTGCGCCGTAAATTTTCTGCGGTCTCCAGCATTCCGCCCGGAACTGGAAAGTTAATCCCACCCGCTGTAACGCGGCCTCGCGCCAACGCATCATGAAATTGCATAGACGTTCCCTTAACGCCCCATCGGCCAGCCGTGGAATAAAAAGGCGCATTTGACATGCTTTCGTTTCCGCCTGCGATAACGACTGACGCACCACCAGTCGCCACTTGCATCACTGCATTGACAACCGCTTGCAGGCCGGAGCCACACCGGCGATCAATCTGGTAACCGCCTGTTGTGATAGGGAAGCCCGCATCCAGCGCTGCCACACGGCCAACAGCCGGGGCATCCATGCTCGGATAGCATTGAGCGAAAATCACATCATCGGTCATTTCTTTCAGGCCCTCACAGCGATCTGCCAGGCCTTCCAAAACGATGCGCCCAAGTTCATGGGCCTGTAAATCTTTAAACTGACCACCAAAACGGCCAACGGGGGTACGAACGGGTTCGCAAATGACGACGTCTTCCAGCATTCTTCTTGTCCTTTTTGTTCAGTGCATTGACGTGATGGCTTAGGTATTGGCGACAGCAAAACCCTACCATTTCCCAAGGGAAATAGCACTGTTAGGCTTATTTGTCCAAGCCTTATGAAGGCTTCAGTTTGACGAAAAGACGCGTTTCAATCTTGATTGATGAGCCGCAATGAAAGAGACTGGCGGGAAACAAAACAGATCTTAGCAAAAAATAATCTTGTGGGAAAAACGCAAGACGCCTCCTTATTCTGCCCAAAAAGCATCACAGATCACTCGTGTTTTGACCATAATTCCGATAATACTCTTATCAAAGTCATTCAACCTGAACCCTTGGATAAATCATATGAAACCCGCCGTTGGCCTGAGTATAATTTGCTGTTTGCTGGCATCCACCAGCCTTGCCGATGAAAAACCCCTTCAAGGCAGCCCAACAGCTAAAGATAGCCCCGCCAAGGACGAGCCCATCATTTTTAACCTTGTTATTGAAAACGACTCAATTGGTGGGCGCGGTACGGACAAAAATTATACGAGCGGGGTCCGGATCGGAGCACTACACCCTGATTTCGAAATTCCTGAATTCATCAAAGACCTGAACGATACTTTTTTACCAAGTAAGATTGAGGGCGACATCGCTGTTTCTTATTCCATTGGGAATAACCTCTACACGCCTGAGGACATCACCCAGGTGGCTCAAGATCCAGACGACCGCCCTTGGGCCGGACATACATACGTCTCCCTCGGGGTCACTCATAATAAGAAAAATAGCAATTATATGGATGAGCTGGAAGTCTCCTTTGGGGTTGTCGGACCCTATTCACTCGGAGAACAATTCCAGAAATTTGTCCATACTCATGTTACGCCTGACAGCCCAACGCCAAAAGGATGGCGTAATCAGCTTAAAACAGAACCGACCTTGTCTGTCGCTTGGCAGCGCCGTCATTTTCTATTCGAAAGTTCTGATTTTATGGGACTGACTGTGGGTGCCTCACCCTATTACGGTGCCACCTTAGGAAATGCCCACACCCATGGTACCGCAGGGATGAACTTCTTCATTGGCCCCTCAGATAATGGGCTTCAAGATACACCGCTGCGTGTAAAGCCTGGTATTGCCGGAACAGGGTATTTTGAAAAACCAGACAATGGGCTCAACTGGTATTTGTTTGCCGGCGTAGAGGGGCGTGCTGTTGCCCGAAATATTTTCCTGGACGGCAATACATTTGCCGACTCCCACTCTGTAGATAAGAAGAACCTGGTTGCTGACGCCAATGCCGGTATCGCGTTTACTATTGGAAACACACGGATCAGCTATACCCTCGTTTACCGAACTGAAGAGTTTCAGGGACAAAGCGAGCCATCTGTCTTTGGTGCGCTATCGGTTGGCGTCAGATTTTAGGTCATGTTGCTTTAGGCAAACGCCCACAACCGGTTCAATTACAGAGAGTCTGGCACGTCCATTTTTTTAAGATTTTCTGGAACAAGAAGATTTGCATCTGTTTTCGCTTTAACTTCTTCCAGAGTGATACCGGGTGCAATTTCCGAGATCCTGAAACCCTTTTCAGTTACATCAAAGACTCCAAAATCTGTAAAAATGCGCTTCACCACACCAACAGCGGTCAGCGGATATGTGCAAGCCTTCATAAGTTTTGGCTGACCATCGCGTGTCACATGATCCGTAATGATAAACACATTTGGAACACCTGCCACTAGATCCATAGCACCACCTACCGCGGGAATTGCCCCCGGTGCGCCTGTCGACCAATTGGCCAGATTACCATCTTCAGAGACCTGCATGGCACCAAGGATACAATAGTCCAAATGCCCACCGCGGATCATGGCAAAGCTATCCGCATGGTGAAAGAAGGAAGCACCGGGCAGCAGAGAAACAGGCTTCTTACCAGCATTGATCAGATCCGGATCTTCATCTTCTGCGGCTGGGCGCGGTCCAAAACCCAAAATCCCGTTTTCCGTATGATAGATAATTTGCCGATCCCCTGGGACAAAGTCCGCAACCATTTCGGGAATCCCGATACCGAGATTCACGACAGAGCCATCAACCAAATCCTGGGCAGCACGCCACGCCATTTGTGGCCGGCTAAGGCCAAGTTTTTCCTGTGTATCGGTCATGGGTAGGTTACTCCTTCCGCGATCAGGTAGGATTCCATGGCAGGGTTTGGAACCTCCACCACTTGGTCCACAAAAATACCGGGGGTTACCACAATTTCAGGATCGATATCGCCTGCTTTGACAATCTCACACGCCTGAACCAGTGTTGTCTTGGCCGCCATGGCCATGATCGGACCAAAATTCCGTGCGGCTTTGTTATAAGTCAGGTTCCCAAGTGGATCGGCTTTTTCCGCCCGAATTAACGCGAAATCTGCGGTCAAGCCATATTCCAGAACATACTCTCGGCCTTTAATTTCACGAACTTCTTTACCTTCCGCAAGCGGCGTTCCGACGCTGGTTGGCGTATAAAAAGCGGGAATGCCGGCACCACCGGCACGGATCCGCTCAGCCAAAGTTCCCTGTGGCACCAGTTCCAGTTCAATCTTACCGGCACGATAAAGTTCCGGAAAAACCTTTGAATGAGAGGAACGTGGATAGCTGCAGATCATTTTCTTCACTTGTCCAGCACCAATCAGCGCGGCCAACCCGACCTCACCATTTCCGGTATTGTTATTGATTACAGTCAGATCAGACGCACCATGATCAATGAGTGCATGGATCAGTTCAATTGGACTTCCTGCTTCCCCAAAGCCACCGATCATAACCGTAGCCCCGTCTGGGATTTGCGAAATAACCGACGATACCGACGGCTTCACCTTGTTAATCATTCTTGCAATCCTCAACCTCAAGGAAACGCTACGTCCCGATTACTCAATACGGAACCGTGCGAACCTCCCTAACTATCTTTGATATATTGCGGCGACTTTACGCCAACAAGGTCCATAAAGCCACCCACCAAAGGTTCCGGAATGCGGAATTACTGACGGCTTAACCCATCCGTTCTGATTTATAGGACCCGGGACTTGCTGGGAAAACGACTGTCTTCAAACCATTTAAAAATACCCGATGATGGATATGGGCATGGATTGCACGGGCGAGAACCTGCGCCTCCACATCCCGGCCCAGACTAACGTAATCCTCTGAAGACTGAGCATGGGTTACCCGCACTACATCCTGCTCAATGATGGGTCCTTCATCCAGATCAGCTGTTACGTAGTGAGCAGTCGCCCCAATGAGTTTTACGCCCCGTTGATAAGCCTGTTTATAAGGGTTTGCGCCCTTGAAGCTTGGTAAAAAGGAATGGTGGATATTGATCACCCGGCCCGAAAGTTTCTGGCAAAGCTGGTCAGAAAGGACCTGCATATAACGGGCGAGAATTACCAGATCTGTCTCAGTCTCTTCAACGATTTCCATCAAGCGAGCTTCCGCTTCCGGCTTATTATCCTTGGTGACTTTGATGTGATGAAACGGCAGATCATAGTTGACGACAGTTTTCTGGTAAGTCAGATGATTGGAGACAACTCCGACTATATCAATAGGCAAGGCCCCAATCCGCCAGCGGTAAAGAAGATCATTAAGACAGTGACCGAAGCTGGACACCATGACCAGAACTTTGGGCCGTTCTGCTGCATCGTGAATAGCCCATTCCATATCAAACGTTTCCGCGACAGCCGCAAACGCTGTTTCCAAAGCTGCAAGGTCGACACCCGTTTCTGAATTGAAACTGGTCCGCATGAAGAAGTTGCCGGTTTCCATATCATCGAACTGCGCAGAGTCGGTGATATTACAGCCCTGATCGGCCAGAAAAGTGGAAATAGCGGCGACAATACCGCGGCGCGACTGGCATTTAACGGTCAGGATAAAATTGGACATACCGACACTCCGAAAAAGTTTCGCCTACGAAAACTAAGATTTGCCAAAAAAGTCAAGCGATCCTTGTTGGCAAGACCAATTTAAAGACTAGAGAAGATTTTTACCTTCTAAGTCTTTGATGTAAGGATTTTCGTAGCGGGATTTGACATAATCGGCAGGGTCAATCTCGGCATAAATTGTCTCCTCCCCGTCACCGGCGAGACTTAGGGCATTTCCATCGGGCGCAAAAATGCCCGAATGGCCATAATAGGAAAAAGGATCCCCATTCGCAGACAAATTCGCGTAGGCCATAAACACCTGATTTTCAAATGCTCGAACAGACAATAATTTTCGCGCAATCAAATCACTATGATCACTGTTGGGCAGGGCCGTTGGAACCGCCACTAAATCAGCACCGGCAAGGGCCAGACGCCGCACATTTTCAGGAAACTCCACATCATAACAAATGAGCAGACCAATCTGAACGCCGGCGCATTCAACCAGCTTTGTTTCAGCGGGAGCTGTCTGAAAGTGAGATTTTTCGTAATCTCCGTAGAG contains the following coding sequences:
- a CDS encoding 3-oxoacid CoA-transferase subunit A, encoding MINKVKPSVSSVISQIPDGATVMIGGFGEAGSPIELIHALIDHGASDLTVINNNTGNGEVGLAALIGAGQVKKMICSYPRSSHSKVFPELYRAGKIELELVPQGTLAERIRAGGAGIPAFYTPTSVGTPLAEGKEVREIKGREYVLEYGLTADFALIRAEKADPLGNLTYNKAARNFGPIMAMAAKTTLVQACEIVKAGDIDPEIVVTPGIFVDQVVEVPNPAMESYLIAEGVTYP
- a CDS encoding lipid A deacylase LpxR family protein, whose product is MKPAVGLSIICCLLASTSLADEKPLQGSPTAKDSPAKDEPIIFNLVIENDSIGGRGTDKNYTSGVRIGALHPDFEIPEFIKDLNDTFLPSKIEGDIAVSYSIGNNLYTPEDITQVAQDPDDRPWAGHTYVSLGVTHNKKNSNYMDELEVSFGVVGPYSLGEQFQKFVHTHVTPDSPTPKGWRNQLKTEPTLSVAWQRRHFLFESSDFMGLTVGASPYYGATLGNAHTHGTAGMNFFIGPSDNGLQDTPLRVKPGIAGTGYFEKPDNGLNWYLFAGVEGRAVARNIFLDGNTFADSHSVDKKNLVADANAGIAFTIGNTRISYTLVYRTEEFQGQSEPSVFGALSVGVRF
- a CDS encoding carbon-nitrogen hydrolase family protein, producing the protein MKLALAQIRSRNGSNTDNLEKIIAKTEEAAATGADLVLFPELALCGYGSGADFPKLALGLDSPEIIRLQGLVDRLNISLVTGFAERDEDKVFNSALCVQPGKSPFIYRKACLYGDYEKSHFQTAPAETKLVECAGVQIGLLICYDVEFPENVRRLALAGADLVAVPTALPNSDHSDLIARKLLSVRAFENQVFMAYANLSANGDPFSYYGHSGIFAPDGNALSLAGDGEETIYAEIDPADYVKSRYENPYIKDLEGKNLL
- a CDS encoding cupredoxin domain-containing protein, with the protein product MKIRKNLLAAVPSVALFALAGFGQSLALAAGSHGGDDHHGKKAMAIGEPGEAANVSRTIEITLGDNFFEPEALSLKKGETVRFVIRNKGDFVHEFNIGTAIMHSAHQEEMAMMMEHGAIEPDRINHDKMKMDMGGGHMMSHDDPNSVLLEPGKEAEIIWNFSSDAALEFACNLPGHYQSGMVGNFQFN
- a CDS encoding copper resistance system multicopper oxidase, with the protein product MKNFLRIPALAALLGISGLVATTQSASARTYDITVDEVTIKTSEFTKTGIGYNGASPGPVLKFKEGENVTINVTNNLDVDTSIHWHGLILPYQMDGVPKISYPGIKPGETFTYQFPIVQSGTYWFHSHSGFQEPDGAYGAIVIEPKKRETFHFDRDYVVQLTDSHPHSGSRIMRNLKMMPDYYNRQQQTLFDFFSDAEKNGFKETVQDRMAWGSMRMMPADVEDLQGFVPLINGKDQAQNWTGLFKPGERVRLRFINSSAMTYFDIRIPGLKMTVVGADGNGVQPVPVDEFRIGVAETYDVIVQPKEDKAYTIFAASMGRSAYGRATLAPRDGMEAEVPELGERPLLTMADMGMAHEGMDHGTMNHGAMNMNTQQSKNHADHQGMADSQKMDHGSMGHQKNGMTHKGMQHDNMNHDQMAMPKMDHGNMQHGSMNHGDMKMGAKDDPFYASGSGLMPRAANGGKFLSYKDLKAQRPLYEHRPADREIELRLTGNMERYIWSINGVKYEDADPIVLKYGERVRFKFVNETMMTHPMHLHGMWSILDTGSGKWNPVKHTISVAPGTTVYSETEVDAPGEWAFHCHLSYHADSGMFRKIVVEGGPKTATSNEKILGGRS
- a CDS encoding acetyl-CoA C-acetyltransferase; its protein translation is MLEDVVICEPVRTPVGRFGGQFKDLQAHELGRIVLEGLADRCEGLKEMTDDVIFAQCYPSMDAPAVGRVAALDAGFPITTGGYQIDRRCGSGLQAVVNAVMQVATGGASVVIAGGNESMSNAPFYSTAGRWGVKGTSMQFHDALARGRVTAGGINFPVPGGMLETAENLRRSHSVPRDEQDEFAVESHRRAVAAQENGTFDEEIIPVTVKGRKGDTTYTKDEHPRPEANLESLSKLRPILQKADPDSTVTAGNASGQNDGASAAVVTTRAIAEKQGWKIFGSLVSWAVAGVGPEIMGIGPVPATAKALERANLSLKDIDLIELNEAFAAQVLACTRDWGLTKSDFERMNVNGSGISLGHPVGATGGRIMATLLREMGRRDATYGLETMCIGGGQGLAAVFKRG
- the purU gene encoding formyltetrahydrofolate deformylase, which encodes MSNFILTVKCQSRRGIVAAISTFLADQGCNITDSAQFDDMETGNFFMRTSFNSETGVDLAALETAFAAVAETFDMEWAIHDAAERPKVLVMVSSFGHCLNDLLYRWRIGALPIDIVGVVSNHLTYQKTVVNYDLPFHHIKVTKDNKPEAEARLMEIVEETETDLVILARYMQVLSDQLCQKLSGRVINIHHSFLPSFKGANPYKQAYQRGVKLIGATAHYVTADLDEGPIIEQDVVRVTHAQSSEDYVSLGRDVEAQVLARAIHAHIHHRVFLNGLKTVVFPASPGSYKSERMG
- a CDS encoding 3-oxoacid CoA-transferase subunit B: MTDTQEKLGLSRPQMAWRAAQDLVDGSVVNLGIGIPEMVADFVPGDRQIIYHTENGILGFGPRPAAEDEDPDLINAGKKPVSLLPGASFFHHADSFAMIRGGHLDYCILGAMQVSEDGNLANWSTGAPGAIPAVGGAMDLVAGVPNVFIITDHVTRDGQPKLMKACTYPLTAVGVVKRIFTDFGVFDVTEKGFRISEIAPGITLEEVKAKTDANLLVPENLKKMDVPDSL